A region of Porites lutea chromosome 13, jaPorLute2.1, whole genome shotgun sequence DNA encodes the following proteins:
- the LOC140923346 gene encoding BTB and MATH domain-containing protein 36-like, producing the protein MASAYPSIVKDGAPSTSKTATCKPDLDFSQPWTISDLVLVVEGKRFHVHRCILSMCSPVFDRMLTSDFKEKNAAEIPLPGKKADEIEELLRAIYPYVEHRINEENCFSLLELSCEYQMDRLKKRCEQFFLIKNMSSEEALEFVVMAQRHQLSDELIHRCMSKFVSQETNWETLKKNELFSQLEQRYSQQLVEERVKYLEKRLASCKSTIEILKMKKNDKDDDDPGSLSFRRHFLLRKRFRDLDRPTPFD; encoded by the coding sequence ATGGCGTCTGCCTATCCTTCGATTGTTAAGGACGGTGCTCCTTCAACTTCAAAAACCGCGACCTGTAAACCAGATCTAGATTTCTCTCAACCTTGGACGATAAGTGACTTGGTGCTTGTAGTCGAAGGAAAGCGCTTTCACGTTCACCGTTGTATTTTATCGATGTGTTCACCTGTTTTTGACAGAATGCTTACGTCCgactttaaagagaaaaacgCCGCAGAAATTCCTCTTCCTGGTAAAAAGGCAGACGAAATAGAAGAACTTCTACGGGCTATCTACCCTTATGTTGAACACCGTATCAATGAagaaaattgcttttctttattGGAGCTATCTTGTGAATACCAAATGGACAGATTGAAAAAACGATGTGAGCAGTTTTTCTTAATCAAGAATATGTCAAGCGAAGAAGCTTTAGAGTTTGTGGTTATGGCTCAAAGACACCAGCTAAGCGATGAACTGATTCACCGCTGTATGTCCAAGTTTGTTTCACAGGAGACAAACTGGGAAACTCTGAAGAAAAATGAGTTGTTTTCGCAGTTAGAGCAAAGATATTCCCAGCAACTCGTAGAAGAGAGAGTCAAATATCTGGAGAAGCGTCTGGCATCTTGCAAGTCAACTATTGAAATTCTCAAAATGAAGAAGaatgataaagatgatgatgatccTGGTTCCCTTTCTTTTCGAAGGCATTTTCTCCTAAGAAAGAGGTTCCGGGATCTTGATCGCCCTACACCTTTTGACTAA
- the LOC140923017 gene encoding inactive selenide, water dikinase-like protein, with product MALRLPFNPKDYGLSEAFRLINYTKLKGUGCKVPQEELLKLLEGLGVNKEEGKIGVGMDSCVLPTRHEGIFIVQTTDFFYPLVDDPYMQGKIACANVLSDLYAMGVTNCDNMLMLLGVSNQMTLKEREVVTPLVIKGFNDLALEAGTTVNGGQTVLNPWFIVGGVASSVVSNSEFIMPENAVVGDVLVLTKPLGTQIAVNAHQWLEDPKWWARIKDVTTTEEVEKAYQNAMQCMARLNRNAADLMHKYDAHGATDVTGFGILGHARNLVANQKSEVSFVLHTLPILANMVKIFKACGVNFKLLEGYSAETSGGLLVCLTRDKAQSFCDELQAVDGHPAWIVGEVVYGNREVRIDEDLKVIEV from the exons ATGGCGTTGCGTCTACCATTTAATCCTAAAGACTATGGCTTATCTGAAGCATTTCGTCTCATAAACTACACCAAGCTTAAAGGATGAGGATGCAAAGTCCCTCAGGAGGAACTGCTCAAACTTCTAGAGGGACTTGGAGTGAATAAAGAAGAGGGGAAAATTGGAGTAGGGATGGATAGTTGTGTTCTTCCAACAAGACACGAGGGAATCTTCATTGTTCAAACCACGGATTTCTTCTACCCTCTTGTAGATGATCCTTATATGCAAGGAAAGATCGCCTGTGCCAACGTTCTAAGTGATCTGTACGCCATGGGAGTTACCAACTGTGATAACATGCTTATGCTTCTTGGCGTTAGTAATCAGATGACTCTAAAGGAACGCGAAGTCGTGACACCGCTTGTCATCAAGGGATTCAATGACTTAGCTTTGGAAGCGGGCACTACAGTAAATGGTGGACAAACTGTGCTCAATCCTTGGTTTATTGTTGGTGGAGTTGCTTCAAGTGTGGTGTCCAACAGCGAGTTTATTAt gcCAGAGAATGCAGTTGTTGGTGATGTGTTGGTTCTTACTAAGCCTCTTGGAACACAGATAGCTGTCAATGCACATCAGTGGCTTGAAGAT CCAAAGTGGTGGGCACGTATCAAGGATGTAACAACAACTGAAGAAGTGGAAAAAGCTTACCAGAATGCCATGCAGTGTATGGCTAGACTAAACCGCAATGCTGCTGACTTGATGCACAAATATGATGCTCATGGTGCAACAGATGTGACTGGGTTTGGAATTCTTGGTCATGCAAGAAATTTGGTAGCTAATCAGAAGTCAGAAGTCTCGTTTGTTTTGCACACCCTTCCAATTTTGGCAAATATGGTGAAGATATTCAAAGCTTGTGGAGTAAATTTCAAGTTACTAGAAGGATATTCTGCTGAGACATCAG GtggtcttcttgtttgtctgaCACGAGACAAGGCTCAAAGCTTTTGTGATGAACTGCAAGCTGTTGATGGACATCCTGCCTGGATTGTGGGTGAAGTAGTGTATGGCAACAGAGAAGTCAGGATAGATGAAGATCTGAAAGTCATTGAAGTTTAA
- the LOC140923109 gene encoding uncharacterized protein isoform X2: protein MADLEAEVEQFIADDSDFHSKNKDKPLCNMLTRKNFAMYLQFVFFGIGSVLPIFVIFAAVDYFDDIFPHKQPEFALNAIYNPLLFCGSFVNLLWGRAASFKWRIVCGFTVMAVCMIGFIVLDQLELCGSTCLKSHFWAVLFVAGVLGLADAVCQSTLFGLTTHALPPLYTQGLMLGVGLCGLLITILRVLTKTTTNNLHVSSYYYFGTAAAFILLVIAAYLHLARGDAFQRYYSRVPRSGIDTDWKHPIQRFAFFTGEALRVLRYKNVFCHCFLLTLVTAQQYIVMPSVVTMAIDFLGNGWFPVLLILVYNIGDVLGRGPLAMYYVYSLHWAWLSTMMRFVVVVGICLSVPPQMLSDRPAWMATFVAVLGLSTGHLTTSLISYASSDVPGRAKETVGYLSVLSITLGMAGGSAASYCIKAVLDRTG from the exons ATGGCTGACTTGGAAGCCGAAGTTGAACAATTCATTGCCGACGATTCGGATTTTCACtcaaaaaacaaagacaaacctCTTTGCAACATGCTTACAAGAAAGAACTTTGCCATGTATTTACAGTTCGTGTTTTTTGGGATCGGTTCAGTGCTTCCtatatttgtcatttttgcggCTGTGGATTACTTCGACGACATTTTCCCCCACAAGCAGCCGGAGTTCGCTTTGAACGCAATTTATAATCCTCTCTTGTTCTGTGGTTCTTTTGTAAACCTTCTCTGGGGCCGTGCTGCAAGCTTTAAATGGCGAATAGTCTGTGGATTTACGGTGATGGCTGTCTGTATGATAGGGTTTATTGTTCTGGATCAACTTGAGTTGTGTGGTTCGACTTGTCTTAAGAGCCATTTCTGGGCCGTGTTGTTTGTGGCTGGGGTTCTTGGTTTAGCAGATGCTGTTTGTCAGTCCACCCTGTTTGGCTTAACCACTCACGCCTTGCCACCATTATATACTCAAGGACTCATG CTTGGGGTGGGCTTATGTGGCCTTCTGATAACAATACTGAGGGTTCTGACAAAGACTACTACCAATAACCTTCACGTGTCAAGTTATTACTACTTTGGAACTGCTGCGGCATTCATTCTGCTAGTCATAGCTGCTTATCTTCATCTTGCAAGGGGTGATGCATTCCAGCGTTACTACTCCAGGGTTCCAAGGAGTGGCATTGACACGGATTGGAAACATCCGATCCAACGATTTGCATTCTTCACTGGTGAAGCATTAAGAGTGCTGCGTTACAAAAATGTCTTCTGCCATTGTTTTCTCCTCACTCTGGTAACTGCACAACAGTATATTGTTATGCCATCTGTGGTTACTATGGCAATAGACTTCCTCGGTAATGGTTGGTTTCCAGTATTGTTGATCCTTGTGTACAATATTGGTGATGTTCTTGGTCGAGGACCATTAGCCATGTACTATGTATATTCCTTACACTGGGCATGGTTATCAACTATGATGCgatttgttgttgtagttggcATCTGTTTGAGTGTACCACCTCAGATGCTGAGTGACAGACCTGCTTGGATGGCAACGTTTGTAGCAGTACTTGGACTTTCAACTGGTCATCTGACTACATCACTGATCTCTTACGCTTCCTCTGATGTACCTGGACGAGCCAAAGAAACAGTGGGATACTTGAGTGTGTTGAGTATAACACTTGGAATGGCTGGCGGAAGTGCTGCTAGTTACTGCATTAAAGCTGTATTGGATAGAACTGGCTAG
- the LOC140923109 gene encoding uncharacterized protein isoform X1, whose amino-acid sequence MFKCKLFYSGEESTCQASKMADLEAEVEQFIADDSDFHSKNKDKPLCNMLTRKNFAMYLQFVFFGIGSVLPIFVIFAAVDYFDDIFPHKQPEFALNAIYNPLLFCGSFVNLLWGRAASFKWRIVCGFTVMAVCMIGFIVLDQLELCGSTCLKSHFWAVLFVAGVLGLADAVCQSTLFGLTTHALPPLYTQGLMLGVGLCGLLITILRVLTKTTTNNLHVSSYYYFGTAAAFILLVIAAYLHLARGDAFQRYYSRVPRSGIDTDWKHPIQRFAFFTGEALRVLRYKNVFCHCFLLTLVTAQQYIVMPSVVTMAIDFLGNGWFPVLLILVYNIGDVLGRGPLAMYYVYSLHWAWLSTMMRFVVVVGICLSVPPQMLSDRPAWMATFVAVLGLSTGHLTTSLISYASSDVPGRAKETVGYLSVLSITLGMAGGSAASYCIKAVLDRTG is encoded by the exons ATGTTTAAATGTAAATTGTTTTACAGCGGCGAAGAAAGTACTTGCCAAGCGTCCAAGATGGCTGACTTGGAAGCCGAAGTTGAACAATTCATTGCCGACGATTCGGATTTTCACtcaaaaaacaaagacaaacctCTTTGCAACATGCTTACAAGAAAGAACTTTGCCATGTATTTACAGTTCGTGTTTTTTGGGATCGGTTCAGTGCTTCCtatatttgtcatttttgcggCTGTGGATTACTTCGACGACATTTTCCCCCACAAGCAGCCGGAGTTCGCTTTGAACGCAATTTATAATCCTCTCTTGTTCTGTGGTTCTTTTGTAAACCTTCTCTGGGGCCGTGCTGCAAGCTTTAAATGGCGAATAGTCTGTGGATTTACGGTGATGGCTGTCTGTATGATAGGGTTTATTGTTCTGGATCAACTTGAGTTGTGTGGTTCGACTTGTCTTAAGAGCCATTTCTGGGCCGTGTTGTTTGTGGCTGGGGTTCTTGGTTTAGCAGATGCTGTTTGTCAGTCCACCCTGTTTGGCTTAACCACTCACGCCTTGCCACCATTATATACTCAAGGACTCATG CTTGGGGTGGGCTTATGTGGCCTTCTGATAACAATACTGAGGGTTCTGACAAAGACTACTACCAATAACCTTCACGTGTCAAGTTATTACTACTTTGGAACTGCTGCGGCATTCATTCTGCTAGTCATAGCTGCTTATCTTCATCTTGCAAGGGGTGATGCATTCCAGCGTTACTACTCCAGGGTTCCAAGGAGTGGCATTGACACGGATTGGAAACATCCGATCCAACGATTTGCATTCTTCACTGGTGAAGCATTAAGAGTGCTGCGTTACAAAAATGTCTTCTGCCATTGTTTTCTCCTCACTCTGGTAACTGCACAACAGTATATTGTTATGCCATCTGTGGTTACTATGGCAATAGACTTCCTCGGTAATGGTTGGTTTCCAGTATTGTTGATCCTTGTGTACAATATTGGTGATGTTCTTGGTCGAGGACCATTAGCCATGTACTATGTATATTCCTTACACTGGGCATGGTTATCAACTATGATGCgatttgttgttgtagttggcATCTGTTTGAGTGTACCACCTCAGATGCTGAGTGACAGACCTGCTTGGATGGCAACGTTTGTAGCAGTACTTGGACTTTCAACTGGTCATCTGACTACATCACTGATCTCTTACGCTTCCTCTGATGTACCTGGACGAGCCAAAGAAACAGTGGGATACTTGAGTGTGTTGAGTATAACACTTGGAATGGCTGGCGGAAGTGCTGCTAGTTACTGCATTAAAGCTGTATTGGATAGAACTGGCTAG